Genomic window (Sphaeramia orbicularis chromosome 7, fSphaOr1.1, whole genome shotgun sequence):
CTGTGTGCATTGGTTTTCAAGAGGGGGCGCTGGGAGACAATAGTATTAAATCATGaactttaacaataaaaatttAACTACCATTATTACACTTCATGCATGACCTGAAAATGCATTTACAGTTGCAAAAATAATCTAAACAAAGCTCCAAAGTGAAGCATGAGCAGAAACATACATCCTCCCTCATATTTAACATCTAATACAAAGTTGCTGATAAATTTTTTGCACCAAATTTCCACTATTAACAAAAATCCCTAGGAAGTTGCAATAGCATACACTCTATATTGGTTTGTGTTGATAGGTTTGAGTAAAATTCCAGTGTATTAAGGATGCTCCTGGAAGTTTACCTCTGGGTTTATGAAAAACCAGAAATAAATCCAGGTAAAGACTATAAACATGAgagaaaggacaggaagtgaAAACTAGCACATTATTTACAATGTCATCTTATATGACACACGTTTGATTCTATCGCTGCTTGGAATAAAACACTTTTTCTAGTAATTCAAAGAGGAAATAGAatattgtactgttttttttctgcttcctgATTTTCCCATGTACTACCCATACAATGTAGACGCTGTTCATGAAATTGCAGCAGCAGAGCATGATGGGTATATTTTCAAGGTAGTGTATGATTTaagatctataaaaaaaaaaaaaaaaaaaaaaaaaaaactgtgtgatGCTTTTAGAAGGAACTGTAAAATATTTAGttatgaaaagaaagaaagaaagaaagaaagaaacaaacaaacaaacaaacaaaagaaagcaCAAGTTTGTAAAGAATTGCTTTTAGAAGGTTCTTTAAAATATTGTGttatgaaaagaaagaaagaaagaaagaaagaaagaaagaaagaaagaaagaaagaaagaaagaaagaaagaacaagttTTTAAATTGTTTGGGATTTCCAACCTCACCCATATGTGAAGGAGGAGCCTCACACACAGTACAATATTCATTTACGTGGTGAAACCTGTTTTATTGAAAACTCCTTCACATTAACTTTGAGGGGAATCCCTCCACAGTCGTGTGTTAGACCATAATAGACAAAAGTGTCAATAACTGACACTATGAGCTGAATAATGCTCAATACTTCTATCATTATTTCCTCATAGGGTCAGTTAAAACGaaatggattaaccctttcatgcatgaattgttaaTAACCTTGTGGtaattttgacataaaacataTCCAACTGGATTTCCTCAGTATTTTCTTTTTGAGCAGAATACCCAGCTGTTCATTTTAGTGGATTCCATGCATCAACAGTTCAACAtgtaataactttattttttgaagCATAAGCACATCCAtaaattatgtatgtatgtatatgtaagggtaaagactgcgatctggtaggatcggcgattctaccagtagataCTCCGATCGTAGcctctaccggtagaaactccaatcctgcCAGcagtaggattagggttagggttagggttaggggttaggggttagggttagggttcggattggagtttctaccagtagagactctgatcggagtttctacctgtagagactacgatcggagtctctactggtagaatcggcgatcctaccagatcgcagtctctaccctgacatatatatgtatatattgttagtttagacaaaggggtgagagctaataagctatgcttcctCTTACTCCTTTTTGAAcatgactttctttttctttttctttgtgcgtgtatcattattttatgcttccttgaattttcatttctatattatgttgtgcaaacaagtcaaatagtagtaatcaggaagcttgtatcatatccatattcgaaataaatcaatttaaaaaattataataaaaataaaaataaataaataaagctctaTCCACAATGAGAATATATCACTgcttaaaaaaacacattatttcgGTGTTaaatgtaactgtccactgtggttaATGTCATGAATCTGATTATATTCTGGGAACCTGACAATAAACCAAAAGGactaaactgtgaacaaactattCCCTAAACTGTAGCTTATTAGAGATTTTCTTTGCAACCACATGTTTTGGATTCATGAAACAATTTATCAGGgtaaggtttatttatttatttaaattttgtatttatttatttatttatttatttattagggacagtgcatatgaCTGAAATATACggggaagtaaaaataaataaataaataaataaaataaaatactcagAGCAGTTGACAGGAAATGGTCATCTGAAACCTCTCATGGGAAATGCCCCTGCTCCTCTAGTTTCAGCTCCGCCCACGTTTTATAGCAGAAAGGCGCACGAGCCATCAGGCGTAGTCGGTCGTCTTCACGGACAAAACAAACTTCACCAACATGCATCTGCTGTGGATTAACCTCCTATTATTGGCTTTGACGGTGAGTAATCTGATTTATATGTTAGTTATAGGCTCCGATTAAGAGGATATATTAACCGTAGTGATCATTAACTGTGCCTGTTCCACCTCTGTAATAGTATTTTATTCGTCTAGTTGTGTCATTATGTgtgttgtttgtctttatatttacatttctGTATTCTGATCTCATTTAGAAATAGTCTGTATTATTGCGACGTTAGTGTATATGTCTGtactttcactttcagtttcctatcagcagcagcagtttagTGAATGACGCATGGCTTCGTGTAATAGAATATAGCACTAAAGCAAAAATTCAGTGATTATAAGGTAAAAAATAAGGTGAATAAAGTGGATTTAAGGGACTAAATGTGTGCCTGGGTGTCGTCTGGTTTCGGACTAACagttgttgaatgtttggtactTTCCGTTACGCCCCTCAAGAGGAAGTGAGGCAGCTGAACcatgtttcagtaaaaatccacctcattatcacaaaaaaaacaaagtgtttattcacagtgttctcctcatgtgtcctcATGCTTGTGTCTGCAGGTGGGGGCTCCTGCCCAGCCCGTCTGTGACCCCACAACACAATATGAAGTCAAAGGCGAATGCTGCAAGATGTGTCctccaggtaaacacacacacatacacacacacacacacacacacaggctgtccTAATGACAGGATAATACAGCTGCTCATACACTGAAACTGTACTTTCACTTATCTTTTCCTACTCATGTCCACAGCTCTCACATCAATATGACACATAAAAGTGAGTTTGTGCAGAGAACTGTATTTTCCCTTTGTGACCGAATTCTGTGTTTCAGGGACAAAAATGACAACACTGGGCTCCTGTCAGAAACCTGAATGCAGAGAGTGTGAAGAGGGTCGATACACAGATACATACACCGAACAACAGGAGTGTGAAAAACAGCCATACTGTGACCCAAGTaagacactactactactatcactactactactactactaccactactactactactactactaccactactactactactacaccactactactactactactactacactactactactactactactactactacaccactactactactactactactaccactactactactactactacaccactactactactactactactactactactactactactactaccactactactactactacaccactactactactactactactacactactactactactactactactacactactactactactactactactactactactactactactaccactactactactactacaccaccactactactactactactactacactactactactactactactactactacaccactactactactactactactaccactactactactactactacaccactactactactaccactactactactaccactactactactactactactaccactactactactactacaccactactactactactactactacactactactacaccactactactactactactactactactactactactacactactactactactactactactactactactactactactactactactacaccactactactactactactactactactaccactactactactaccactactactactactactactacaccactactactactactactactactactactaccactactactactactactacaccactactactactactactactaccactactactactactactacaccactactactactactactgctactactaatactactactactactaccactactactactactactactaccactactactactacaccactactactactacaccactactactactactactgctactactactactactactaccactaccactactactactaccactactactaataataataataggcaatAATAAAACATTTACTCCAACTACTGTTTGTTTGAGGTGGCATAAATAACtacttatgtattttcctatagatAAAAAATTTCAGCGGGCTGTGCATAAAAGTAAGAAGGAACGAACCGAGTGCCAGTGTCAGCTGGGGTTCCACTGCTCCAGTGAAAGCTGCATAACCTGTGTACCACACAAAGTGTGTGGACCAGGAGAGGGGGCTGCCATCAAAGGtaaaacacatacaacacacagcCTGGCCTTAAGTCCCCACCTGGACTCAAGTGTGGAAGCCTTCTATTAGATAAATACTGCAGTGATTAGTATTATTCAgagtaactgatgcagtgagtagcttctcattttttatacaaccatcagtttgtaaacagcataaagattggactgtttcaagggttaaaggtcaagTGTTCTGCTTTAGTTCAGATTGGCCCTGTTACAGAGTGAGGAAAGGGGCAGATGAAGAGATTACCCATCCTGCCTTGTACCTAGAGTACAAgtatgtgggggcagtgttaggatctggggttgattcagttggtcaggtctaggttcaggtaCAGTATATCCCAAAAATGTTGTGACACTGCATGAGTGCATCAAAGCAACGCCATGGTGACTAGATTATGGTCCAACAAAATACACTGTTGtgtgtaaagttggaataattgtgttttcagacaaattcctctttttattcctatttattttcatcagtaatcacctttgaccaggtgcactGATTCCATACAGAGTCCCAgtcacactttatctatcaacaacAAATCACACTGTCGCAAAATTTCATGAGGAGGTAAAAATGTTTTACACCAACAGTGTATGAGAGCATGGgaatttttttggccaggctgtataGATGAAGTCACACTAATGTACACTAGATATTAATGCAGCACTGTAAGCTAATGTGGTTTTTAAATCATGTTATATTTTCATGCTTTGCTTTTAGGTGATCATTCACGTGACACAACGTGTCAAAGATGCCCTGATGGGACATTTTCCAATGAGACTTCATGGAACAGTGACTGCAAGAAATGGACTGAGTAAGTAACTGAAACACCTGTGTCTTTGTTAACTCTCATGTCTGAGTCTTCTATTAAGGGTTTTCATTAAAATAGCAAGACAAAAGAAACGACTGAATAATCAAGGGGAAAAATACAGATACTTCCATACCAGGTCCAAAATGTTACAGAATTGTTTGATGAGTCCTTAAAGGCTAcacatttattcttattctatggACTTTCTGATCATCAGCAGCTCTTATCAGAACCAAAGAAACTGTTTTCAGTCAGTATATGTAGTCGAATAGATTCTCCAACAGAGCTTCATCcactttttttcctttaattcttAAAGACACGGAT
Coding sequences:
- the cd40 gene encoding tumor necrosis factor receptor superfamily member 5 encodes the protein MHLLWINLLLLALTVGAPAQPVCDPTTQYEVKGECCKMCPPGTKMTTLGSCQKPECRECEEGRYTDTYTEQQECEKQPYCDPNKKFQRAVHKSKKERTECQCQLGFHCSSESCITCVPHKVCGPGEGAAIKGDHSRDTTCQRCPDGTFSNETSWNSDCKKWTECKSGDQIQKAGTHMSDIVCEPWRSHVVAWVSVLVVVFILVCGVFIWRYRKGKSGNLKICESGWEEKPKQK